Proteins from one Listeria innocua genomic window:
- the yycH gene encoding YycH family regulatory protein: MMKKTGFRSFLLTVLVVLSIVLSYFIWKGQPDYEAINVKEVEKTTIDKTMTTSQVFKPYKLAVNANEINYQSLDSDLLNELMAQGKAFSFSEVVLANKKSNEEYEKLIHKNGTIEIIFPNNIPFSIFAQNFQVEGEGLESAFFNRIVFDINNTDTGLHSVYFANDDQENIYQSSLQNKDIDKIEKIVKKNESKLAQNDKVISNKRNLFLSSEKTKLNRKKYITDSLEINLFTSALFQDSGTVKSEGNTYTDGSSVIEMDTENKVLEYVNPSQERTNPEDLNNVKRAGLIQDSFNFVNDHAGWTGDGAYYFTGYAAESATTNFSLFIDNLQVYNEDGMADISVTEGLEAVYKYMRPFFRLDTDVPGEKKEVTMESSYSVYNALVENPNVKAEEIEDIVPGYHMTRSESSGMNRIVTLEPTWLYKYHDKWFIFQPEAEKAGE; encoded by the coding sequence ATGATGAAAAAAACAGGATTTCGCTCATTTTTATTAACAGTTCTAGTTGTGCTCAGTATCGTCTTAAGCTACTTTATTTGGAAGGGACAACCTGATTACGAAGCGATTAACGTTAAAGAAGTTGAAAAAACAACCATTGATAAAACGATGACAACATCACAAGTATTTAAACCATATAAATTAGCTGTTAATGCAAATGAAATTAATTACCAAAGCTTAGACTCAGACTTGTTAAATGAGTTAATGGCACAAGGCAAAGCATTTAGTTTCTCAGAAGTAGTTCTTGCCAATAAAAAAAGTAATGAAGAATACGAGAAATTAATCCATAAAAATGGGACGATAGAGATTATTTTCCCTAACAATATTCCGTTTTCAATTTTTGCTCAAAATTTTCAAGTGGAAGGAGAAGGGCTAGAATCTGCCTTCTTTAATCGTATTGTATTTGATATAAATAACACGGATACTGGGCTTCATTCCGTTTATTTTGCCAATGATGACCAAGAAAATATTTACCAAAGCTCCTTGCAAAATAAAGATATTGATAAAATTGAAAAAATTGTTAAAAAGAACGAAAGTAAACTCGCGCAAAACGATAAAGTTATTTCCAACAAACGCAATCTGTTCTTAAGCTCCGAAAAAACAAAGCTAAATCGCAAAAAATACATTACAGATTCGCTTGAAATCAATCTATTTACCTCAGCGCTATTTCAAGATTCAGGTACAGTTAAGAGCGAAGGAAATACCTATACAGACGGCTCTAGCGTCATTGAAATGGATACAGAAAATAAGGTTTTAGAATATGTGAATCCTTCTCAAGAGCGCACTAATCCAGAAGATTTAAACAACGTCAAACGAGCTGGTTTGATTCAAGATAGTTTCAATTTCGTAAATGATCATGCGGGCTGGACTGGGGATGGCGCTTATTATTTCACCGGTTACGCAGCCGAAAGCGCAACGACCAATTTTAGTTTGTTTATAGATAATTTACAAGTTTATAATGAAGATGGTATGGCTGATATTTCTGTTACAGAAGGCCTCGAAGCAGTTTATAAATACATGCGTCCATTTTTCCGTTTAGATACGGACGTTCCTGGAGAGAAAAAAGAAGTAACTATGGAGTCGTCTTATTCCGTCTACAATGCACTAGTTGAAAATCCTAATGTGAAAGCCGAAGAAATAGAAGATATTGTTCCTGGCTATCACATGACAAGAAGTGAATCATCTGGCATGAACCGCATTGTTACATTAGAGCCAACTTGGTTATATAAATATCATGATAAATGGTTCATCTTCCAACCAGAAGCAGAAAAGGCGGGTGAATAA
- a CDS encoding two-component system regulatory protein YycI, whose product MDWRKTQMIFIVTLLILNVFLAVIFFNKQLSDDPDTLGNETLEERLKADNISHPDLSSKPTSGAIFTTEQAAFTTKDVSDLTGQAITLKDNNKQIYSVLQTPIKAGKKGNNPDFQKFMESDVYRGESYEFWNYDKDARTLTFNQLINNNMVLFDEAGQIIFYLDKDDRVISYEQTWMSKQDDLKDKTNLMSSTDALEAVYQHGELKQDSDVVSATFGYYTTVQLPSGNVYFPVWCFEVKHSGETSYVLVNAKDEQVINQSENKTTTEPTTELSSRQKAK is encoded by the coding sequence ATGGATTGGCGTAAAACACAAATGATTTTTATTGTAACGCTCCTCATTTTAAATGTCTTTTTAGCAGTGATTTTCTTTAATAAACAATTATCAGATGATCCAGACACATTAGGAAATGAAACTTTAGAAGAACGATTAAAAGCAGATAATATTTCTCATCCTGATTTATCAAGTAAGCCAACTAGTGGAGCTATCTTCACTACCGAACAAGCCGCTTTTACGACAAAAGATGTTAGTGATTTGACAGGACAAGCAATTACACTCAAAGACAACAATAAACAAATATATTCTGTCCTACAAACACCCATAAAAGCTGGCAAAAAAGGCAACAATCCTGATTTTCAAAAATTCATGGAATCCGATGTGTATCGCGGCGAGTCTTATGAGTTTTGGAACTACGACAAAGATGCGCGAACACTTACTTTCAATCAATTAATCAATAATAATATGGTTCTTTTTGACGAAGCTGGGCAAATTATCTTTTATTTAGATAAAGATGATCGAGTAATTTCTTACGAGCAAACGTGGATGTCCAAACAAGATGATTTAAAAGACAAGACAAACTTAATGTCATCCACTGATGCGTTAGAAGCTGTTTACCAACACGGTGAGTTAAAACAAGACAGTGACGTTGTTTCTGCGACTTTCGGTTACTATACGACCGTGCAATTGCCTTCAGGGAATGTCTATTTCCCAGTTTGGTGTTTTGAAGTGAAACATTCCGGCGAGACTAGTTACGTTCTTGTAAATGCAAAAGATGAACAAGTTATTAACCAATCCGAAAATAAAACAACAACCGAGCCAACCACAGAATTATCCAGTCGTCAAAAAGCAAAATAA
- a CDS encoding MBL fold metallo-hydrolase, protein MFANKILTEKDTDQIRFSILASGSSGNATLVETGDQKILIDCGLSGKKMEGLFAQVGRDMNDLDAILITHEHSDHIKGLGVLARKYKLPIYANAKTWKAMDNMIGEVSSEQKFQFDMETVKSFGSMQVESFGVSHDAIEPMFYIFHKGNKKFVMITDTGYVSDRMKGHIAGADAYLFESNHDVEMLRMGRYPWNVKRRILGDEGHVSNEDAAIAMSEVITDQTKRIYLGHLSKDNNMKELARMSVTQTLISEGIDVGGKLEIFDTDPDNATSIFTI, encoded by the coding sequence ATGTTCGCAAATAAAATTCTAACTGAAAAAGACACGGACCAAATCCGATTTAGTATATTAGCCAGTGGAAGTTCAGGAAATGCAACTCTAGTAGAAACTGGCGACCAAAAAATTCTCATCGACTGTGGTTTAAGCGGCAAGAAAATGGAAGGTTTATTCGCGCAAGTTGGTCGAGATATGAATGATTTAGACGCGATTTTAATTACTCATGAACACTCAGACCATATTAAAGGCCTTGGTGTGCTTGCTCGTAAATATAAACTCCCTATTTATGCTAATGCAAAAACATGGAAAGCAATGGATAATATGATTGGCGAAGTTTCTTCTGAACAGAAGTTTCAATTTGACATGGAAACAGTGAAATCTTTTGGGAGCATGCAAGTAGAATCCTTTGGTGTATCTCATGACGCGATTGAGCCGATGTTTTACATATTTCATAAGGGGAATAAAAAATTTGTAATGATAACCGACACAGGATATGTTAGTGATCGAATGAAAGGGCATATTGCAGGCGCTGATGCATACCTTTTTGAAAGTAATCATGATGTAGAGATGCTTCGAATGGGACGCTATCCTTGGAATGTCAAACGTAGAATTCTTGGCGACGAGGGACATGTAAGTAATGAAGATGCAGCAATAGCAATGAGCGAAGTAATTACAGATCAAACGAAACGAATTTATTTAGGTCATCTTAGTAAAGACAACAATATGAAAGAACTAGCGCGGATGAGCGTAACGCAAACGCTTATTTCAGAAGGAATCGATGTTGGTGGCAAGCTAGAGATTTTTGATACCGATCCTGATAACGCTACGTCTATCTTCACTATCTAA
- the htrA gene encoding serine protease HtrA, which yields MDEKEKNLNENSENESTPKREVEETLHTKDSSQPVQETPIVEGVTPEGEKFAGATEEAAEASSTNAFFEEASSKEPEPARPAPGPRRPSGAGGGTIPPNRVNNGGGGSGNQPPKRNKHLLGYFLTALIGVIIGGLIIFFVAWDNGDNADTTSNSNNKPTKVEKVSVNTTSDVTKAVDKVQDAVVSVLNYQSSSSLDGTTSSEKEASSGSGVIYKKANGKAYIVTNNHVVADANKLEVTFTNGKKSEAKLLGTDEWNDLAVLEIDDKNVSTVAAFGDSDSLKLGEPAIAIGSPLGTEFSGSVTQGIISGLNRAVPVDTNGDGTEDWEADVIQTDAAINPGNSGGALINIEGQVIGINSMKISMENVEGISFAIPSNTVEPIIEQLETKGEVERPSLGVSLRDVDTIPETQQKNILKLPDSVDYGAMVQQVVSGSAADKAGLKQYDVIVELNGEKVTNSMTLRKILYGNDVKIGDKVKVKYYRDGKEQSTDIKLEAAKTTT from the coding sequence ATGGACGAGAAAGAAAAAAATTTAAATGAAAACAGCGAGAACGAGAGCACGCCAAAAAGAGAGGTCGAGGAGACTTTACATACAAAAGATAGCTCGCAACCAGTCCAAGAAACTCCTATAGTAGAAGGCGTGACACCAGAAGGAGAGAAATTTGCCGGAGCAACAGAAGAAGCTGCTGAGGCAAGCTCTACCAATGCATTTTTTGAGGAAGCAAGTAGTAAAGAACCTGAACCAGCTAGACCAGCTCCAGGACCAAGACGTCCTAGTGGTGCAGGTGGCGGCACGATTCCACCGAATAGAGTGAATAACGGCGGCGGTGGCAGCGGGAATCAGCCTCCGAAACGCAACAAACACTTACTTGGATACTTTTTAACTGCACTTATTGGCGTTATTATTGGCGGACTTATTATATTCTTTGTAGCATGGGATAACGGCGATAACGCAGATACAACTTCTAACTCAAATAATAAACCGACTAAAGTAGAAAAAGTTTCTGTAAATACTACCTCTGATGTAACTAAAGCGGTTGATAAAGTACAAGATGCCGTAGTTAGTGTACTGAATTACCAATCATCTTCATCTTTAGACGGAACAACAAGTTCTGAAAAAGAAGCTTCATCAGGATCAGGTGTTATTTATAAAAAAGCAAATGGAAAAGCATATATCGTGACGAATAATCACGTGGTAGCTGATGCGAATAAATTAGAAGTAACATTTACAAACGGTAAAAAATCAGAAGCAAAATTACTAGGAACAGACGAATGGAACGATTTAGCTGTCCTTGAAATTGATGATAAAAATGTCAGCACAGTTGCTGCGTTTGGCGATTCTGATTCATTAAAACTTGGTGAGCCAGCGATTGCGATTGGTAGCCCACTTGGAACTGAATTTTCCGGTTCTGTAACACAAGGTATTATTTCCGGTTTAAACCGTGCTGTACCAGTTGATACAAACGGCGACGGAACAGAAGACTGGGAAGCAGATGTTATCCAAACAGATGCAGCAATTAACCCAGGTAACAGTGGTGGAGCTTTAATCAATATTGAAGGCCAAGTAATCGGTATTAACTCGATGAAAATTTCAATGGAAAATGTAGAAGGTATTAGCTTTGCGATTCCAAGTAACACTGTAGAGCCAATCATCGAACAACTTGAAACTAAAGGCGAAGTAGAGCGTCCTTCTCTAGGCGTTTCCTTACGCGATGTTGATACAATTCCAGAAACACAACAAAAAAATATCTTGAAATTACCAGATAGCGTAGATTACGGTGCAATGGTACAACAAGTAGTATCTGGCTCAGCAGCAGACAAAGCAGGACTTAAACAATATGATGTTATTGTTGAACTAAACGGTGAAAAAGTAACTAACTCCATGACACTTCGCAAAATATTATATGGCAACGATGTGAAAATTGGCGATAAAGTCAAAGTGAAATACTACCGTGATGGTAAAGAGCAATCAACAGACATTAAATTAGAAGCAGCAAAAACAACGACATGA
- the rlmH gene encoding 23S rRNA (pseudouridine(1915)-N(3))-methyltransferase RlmH — MNIQIVTVGKLKEKYLVQGIAEYLKRLSAYAKVSIVEVPDEKAPEVLSDAEMKQVKDKEGARILAKIPDDAHVIALAIDGKMKSSEEFAADLDKLATYGKSKVTFVIGGSLGLSEAVLKRSNEQISFGRLTLPHQLMRLVLVEQVYRAFRIVRGEPYHK, encoded by the coding sequence ATGAATATCCAAATTGTGACGGTCGGGAAATTAAAAGAAAAATATCTAGTCCAGGGGATTGCTGAGTATTTAAAGCGGCTGAGCGCATATGCTAAAGTGTCAATTGTCGAAGTTCCGGATGAAAAGGCGCCAGAAGTGTTGAGTGACGCGGAAATGAAACAAGTGAAGGATAAAGAGGGAGCGCGGATTTTAGCGAAGATTCCGGACGATGCCCATGTGATTGCGCTGGCGATTGATGGGAAAATGAAGTCGAGTGAAGAATTTGCGGCGGATTTGGATAAGCTGGCGACTTATGGTAAGAGTAAGGTGACGTTTGTGATTGGTGGATCGCTGGGGCTTAGTGAGGCTGTTTTGAAGCGGAGTAATGAGCAAATTTCGTTTGGGAGGTTAACGCTGCCGCACCAGTTGATGAGGTTGGTGCTGGTGGAGCAGGTTTACCGGGCGTTTCGGATTGTTCGGGGGGAGCCTTATCATAAATAG
- a CDS encoding LysR family transcriptional regulator, with protein MDIENMKAFNKVAELKSISAAANELHHLQSNMSNKIKNIEKQFQTQLFFRHSNGVELTKEGEKIYQQFKKMILLWEETIDIINNEEETISIGITQSSLPMEFNTIIKEFYQQFPNKKLSIVSGSTSELIPKIANRELTIAYVAELEKENLFQDSQIISQTLSWDKLVFAGNTAGKSVQKILAEERLYVFSKQCYSYRALAALINDFNIPNVSISEINIPETLVEICNNELGVGIIPESIALNYHFLNYETLPTEYAALRKTLIYHADHTISNGEKWLIEKSKPAFKS; from the coding sequence ATGGATATTGAAAACATGAAAGCATTTAATAAAGTAGCTGAACTAAAGAGTATTTCTGCAGCAGCGAATGAACTGCATCATTTACAGTCTAATATGTCCAATAAAATAAAAAATATCGAAAAACAGTTCCAAACTCAACTTTTCTTCCGGCACTCGAATGGTGTGGAACTAACTAAAGAGGGCGAAAAAATCTATCAACAATTCAAAAAAATGATTCTATTATGGGAGGAAACGATTGATATTATCAATAATGAAGAAGAAACGATCTCAATCGGTATTACGCAATCTTCTTTGCCTATGGAATTTAACACAATCATTAAAGAGTTCTATCAACAGTTTCCAAATAAAAAATTATCTATCGTTAGCGGAAGTACAAGTGAATTAATACCAAAAATAGCTAACAGAGAACTAACCATCGCTTATGTCGCTGAACTCGAAAAAGAAAATTTATTTCAAGATAGCCAAATCATCTCACAAACGCTCTCATGGGATAAACTAGTTTTCGCAGGCAACACAGCTGGAAAATCAGTCCAAAAAATATTAGCGGAAGAACGATTATACGTCTTCAGCAAACAATGTTATTCATACCGCGCCCTGGCTGCTCTCATTAATGATTTTAATATCCCAAATGTCTCCATATCAGAGATCAATATTCCAGAAACACTTGTCGAAATCTGCAATAATGAACTTGGCGTTGGAATTATTCCCGAAAGCATCGCACTAAACTATCATTTTCTAAACTATGAAACATTACCCACAGAATATGCAGCACTTCGAAAAACATTAATTTATCATGCAGATCATACAATTTCAAATGGTGAAAAATGGCTTATCGAAAAAAGTAAACCAGCTTTCAAAAGTTAA
- a CDS encoding NADPH-dependent oxidoreductase produces MNTTIQQLVKHVSVREFKNERLSDETKQHLLTAARSASSSHFVQSFSILEITDEKLRKELAEITNSASYVNQTGTFYVFVGDLYRQSKLLLENNRTLDGLRNMESLLVSVIDATIAAQNMVIAAESLDLGICYIGGIRNDIEKVAELLNLPPFTIPVFGLTVGVPVYKNQVKPRLLLENQVGENQYPYEQFTDLKAYEELTKDYYALREKNQHQTSWGDKNVEFFEEIRRPEIAGFLKKQGFTLD; encoded by the coding sequence ATGAATACAACCATTCAACAATTAGTTAAACATGTTTCAGTAAGAGAATTTAAAAATGAAAGATTATCAGATGAAACCAAACAACATTTATTAACAGCTGCGAGAAGTGCCTCTAGTTCGCATTTTGTGCAATCTTTTTCTATTTTAGAAATCACAGATGAAAAGCTAAGAAAGGAACTAGCTGAAATTACGAATAGTGCTTCTTATGTAAACCAAACGGGGACCTTTTATGTGTTTGTAGGTGATTTATACCGACAATCAAAACTTTTACTGGAGAATAATCGAACTTTGGATGGGTTGAGAAATATGGAATCATTACTCGTCTCGGTGATAGATGCAACGATTGCAGCTCAAAATATGGTTATTGCTGCTGAGTCTCTTGATTTAGGAATTTGCTATATCGGTGGAATAAGAAATGATATTGAAAAAGTAGCTGAATTGCTAAACTTACCACCATTTACGATACCTGTTTTCGGATTAACTGTAGGGGTTCCGGTATATAAAAATCAAGTAAAACCACGGCTATTACTAGAAAATCAAGTAGGTGAAAATCAGTACCCATATGAACAATTTACAGATTTAAAAGCGTATGAGGAATTGACCAAAGATTATTATGCTTTACGTGAAAAAAATCAGCATCAAACTTCATGGGGAGACAAGAATGTAGAGTTTTTTGAAGAAATACGAAGACCAGAAATAGCGGGATTTTTGAAAAAACAAGGGTTTACACTGGATTAA
- a CDS encoding DUF998 domain-containing protein yields the protein MKFLKKYGFYFLLLGVLSDFLTPYILGIFYPELNQMTRVMSVFGDVASPVRGAFLVWSVVSGVFFVLAFPAIYQSVVKTSRTLAILLASAIGLYGIGDCIFTGLFSIDTEQASWTFSTWVHNIGSGLGYAGFLIFPLFLVILYRKTGDKTRSNIYLVLLIVSLLSAGVYGLARIPAVNDLPVLDKIGFCQRISFFFNYLPIVVFGIDRIRKP from the coding sequence ATGAAATTTCTAAAAAAATACGGGTTTTACTTTTTATTACTCGGCGTTTTGAGTGATTTTCTAACGCCTTACATACTTGGAATCTTTTACCCAGAATTAAACCAAATGACGCGGGTTATGAGTGTGTTTGGGGATGTGGCTAGTCCGGTGCGGGGAGCGTTTTTGGTTTGGTCGGTGGTGTCTGGGGTGTTCTTTGTGCTCGCTTTTCCGGCGATTTATCAGAGCGTTGTTAAAACTTCGCGGACTTTGGCGATTTTGCTTGCTTCTGCGATTGGTTTGTATGGGATTGGCGATTGTATTTTTACCGGGTTGTTTAGTATTGATACGGAGCAGGCGAGTTGGACGTTTTCGACTTGGGTTCATAATATTGGCTCGGGGCTTGGTTATGCGGGATTTTTGATTTTTCCGTTGTTTCTGGTCATTCTTTACCGGAAAACTGGCGATAAGACCCGCAGCAATATCTATCTAGTTTTACTCATTGTTAGTTTGCTGTCGGCCGGTGTTTATGGGCTTGCGCGGATTCCTGCTGTGAATGACTTGCCGGTTTTAGATAAAATTGGATTTTGTCAGCGAATTAGTTTCTTCTTTAATTATTTGCCGATTGTTGTTTTTGGAATTGATCGGATTAGAAAACCCTAG
- a CDS encoding BglG family transcription antiterminator: MTISERQRSLLEKLNDSQRTVTAKALSEMLGVSSKTVRNDIIQINQSFSSTIIASKAGKGYFLTPNEQLSQMNLSKNNENLHFELLRHIIEQDHTNFYDLADQFFISESTLARIIKELNAVIAEKDESLCIIRKNNELITEGGEEEKRCIFNLFLNQEIENHQLSLDKYADYFDYCNLKQLSELIIAYHKKNEFFMNDFSTISFILHIAVLIERISMGSYIERTALLEQDKTSLEMAEHLTETLEEELHIDIPTQELSYIARLYSGKLATTSTIDAKVFGSVVTRLLEAVDQNFHIDFSADEKIATYLVAHISALYKRANHKQYLTNPLTEELKNKFPFIYNVSVYASAFIQKELAITFPDDEIAYIALHFLSASETINHGKKRKILLVTPYGAGSQRLIHNQLKKIPDFSIDLLVSQSIFDIKQFTLDKEIHLIITAEPLHLTTDIPVYHYDLLLTEADLQKIKHILETKPKADSISRKFFKKELFFPKQNFKSKEEVITFLCEQLTAFDYCDSDYVSKVFEREQLSSTCYGNYYAIPHAIQRSAKKNAVAVCALDKPIDWGGNRVKLVLLLTMKEERDNSFEELFGQLVTILNERSFVKKLAKQEDFQQFIELCEQKTLDS, translated from the coding sequence ATGACTATTTCAGAAAGGCAACGTTCATTGTTAGAAAAGCTTAACGACAGCCAAAGGACAGTAACAGCAAAAGCACTTTCAGAAATGTTAGGCGTTTCTTCCAAAACTGTGCGAAATGACATTATTCAAATTAACCAGTCATTTAGTTCCACAATCATTGCATCAAAAGCTGGAAAAGGCTATTTTTTAACACCAAATGAGCAACTTTCACAAATGAATCTATCCAAAAATAACGAAAACTTACATTTTGAATTATTACGCCATATAATCGAACAAGATCATACCAATTTCTATGATTTAGCAGATCAATTTTTCATTAGCGAATCGACGTTAGCTCGTATTATTAAAGAGCTTAACGCGGTTATCGCTGAAAAAGATGAGTCGCTATGTATTATTCGAAAAAACAACGAACTAATAACCGAGGGCGGCGAAGAAGAAAAGCGCTGCATCTTCAATCTATTCCTCAATCAGGAAATCGAAAACCATCAATTAAGCCTAGATAAATACGCCGATTACTTCGATTATTGCAATCTAAAACAACTTTCCGAGCTTATTATTGCCTACCACAAAAAGAACGAATTTTTCATGAATGATTTTTCGACGATTTCGTTCATTTTGCATATCGCCGTTTTAATTGAGCGCATTAGTATGGGCAGCTATATAGAGCGAACCGCTTTACTAGAGCAAGATAAAACTAGCCTTGAAATGGCAGAGCACCTAACCGAAACGTTAGAAGAAGAACTGCACATCGATATTCCAACCCAAGAACTAAGCTATATCGCCCGGCTATATTCTGGCAAACTAGCGACAACTTCCACCATTGACGCAAAAGTTTTTGGCAGCGTTGTCACTCGGCTCCTTGAAGCAGTGGACCAAAATTTCCATATCGACTTTTCAGCTGACGAAAAAATAGCCACCTATCTAGTGGCCCACATTTCAGCCCTTTACAAAAGAGCCAATCACAAACAATATTTAACCAACCCACTCACCGAAGAATTAAAAAACAAGTTCCCATTTATTTATAACGTCAGTGTTTATGCCTCTGCCTTTATTCAAAAAGAGCTTGCAATCACTTTCCCAGATGACGAAATCGCTTATATTGCGTTACACTTTCTGTCCGCTTCAGAAACAATTAATCACGGCAAAAAGAGAAAGATACTCTTAGTTACCCCATACGGCGCAGGCAGTCAACGCTTAATTCATAATCAACTAAAGAAAATACCTGATTTTTCGATTGATTTACTCGTTTCCCAATCCATTTTCGACATAAAACAATTCACCTTAGACAAAGAAATCCATTTAATTATTACCGCCGAACCATTACACTTAACAACCGACATCCCAGTCTATCATTACGATTTACTTTTAACCGAAGCAGATTTGCAGAAAATCAAGCATATTTTAGAAACTAAGCCAAAAGCCGATTCGATTTCTAGAAAATTTTTCAAAAAAGAGCTTTTCTTCCCAAAACAAAACTTCAAATCAAAAGAAGAAGTAATTACGTTTCTTTGCGAACAGTTAACTGCATTCGACTACTGCGACTCCGACTATGTTTCAAAAGTGTTCGAACGAGAACAATTATCTAGCACATGCTACGGAAACTACTACGCAATCCCGCACGCCATCCAGCGAAGCGCAAAGAAAAATGCCGTCGCAGTATGCGCACTTGATAAACCAATCGACTGGGGTGGAAATCGCGTCAAACTCGTCCTCCTGCTCACCATGAAAGAAGAACGCGACAACTCTTTTGAAGAATTATTCGGCCAACTCGTAACCATCTTAAACGAACGCAGCTTTGTAAAAAAATTAGCCAAACAAGAAGATTTCCAGCAATTTATCGAACTTTGCGAACAAAAAACCCTAGATTCTTAA
- a CDS encoding PTS sugar transporter subunit IIC, which translates to MRFNTISEKMDQYISPLANKLSQQRHLKATRDAFMSMLPITLFGSIPIILKAAPVTDDTKNGFLLAWANFAEKYDLILNWISGITLGAMSLYICVGITYYLCKHYHEDFLRPLMFSIAGFFMLVLNPIKMGWDGKEVDISFLDGRGILLSIFVAIVTVEGYHWMRKKNVGRITMPDSVPASLSETFAALVPGIILMTFFSIIFIIFNLLDTTAIQFLYEKMAPSFKAADSLPFTILSIFLVHLFWFFGVHDAALAGILGPIRDGNLSINAAEKMAGQDLTNIFTTPFWTYFVIIGGSGSVLALAFLMMRSKSKQLSTVGKVGFLPSIFGISEPLIFGTPLMLNPIFFFPFIFTSVFNGVITYLCMYFGIVGKTFAVFSWQMPAPIGAFLSTMDWRAIVLVFILIFLNGLMYYPFLKVYEKNLVALEKEAEEENIAAN; encoded by the coding sequence ATGCGATTTAATACCATTAGCGAAAAAATGGATCAATATATTTCCCCGCTGGCTAACAAACTTAGCCAGCAACGCCATTTGAAAGCAACCAGAGATGCCTTTATGTCCATGCTGCCAATTACATTGTTTGGTTCAATTCCGATTATTTTGAAAGCGGCTCCAGTCACAGATGATACGAAAAACGGCTTCCTGCTTGCCTGGGCTAACTTCGCTGAAAAATATGATTTAATCTTAAACTGGATTAGTGGAATCACACTTGGCGCCATGTCGTTATATATTTGCGTCGGTATCACGTATTATTTATGCAAGCACTACCACGAAGATTTCTTACGCCCACTTATGTTTTCTATCGCCGGTTTCTTTATGCTCGTACTTAATCCAATCAAAATGGGTTGGGACGGCAAAGAAGTCGACATTAGTTTCCTTGACGGACGCGGAATATTACTTTCGATTTTCGTCGCCATCGTTACCGTAGAAGGTTATCACTGGATGCGCAAGAAAAATGTCGGTCGAATAACCATGCCCGATAGCGTCCCAGCCTCACTATCTGAGACATTCGCAGCCCTAGTTCCTGGTATTATTTTAATGACCTTTTTCTCGATTATCTTTATCATTTTCAACCTGCTAGACACAACTGCCATCCAATTCTTATATGAAAAAATGGCACCGAGCTTCAAAGCAGCCGATAGCTTACCATTCACGATTCTAAGTATTTTCCTAGTTCACCTATTCTGGTTCTTCGGTGTGCACGATGCCGCACTTGCCGGAATTCTAGGCCCAATTCGTGACGGAAACCTTTCAATCAACGCCGCTGAAAAAATGGCTGGCCAAGATTTGACGAATATTTTCACGACACCGTTCTGGACGTATTTCGTTATCATTGGTGGTTCTGGTTCCGTTCTCGCACTTGCCTTTTTAATGATGCGATCCAAATCCAAACAACTAAGCACCGTCGGGAAAGTCGGCTTCTTACCTTCCATATTCGGAATTTCTGAGCCACTGATTTTCGGAACACCATTAATGCTGAATCCAATTTTCTTCTTCCCGTTCATTTTCACATCCGTATTCAACGGTGTCATCACTTATCTTTGTATGTATTTCGGGATTGTCGGAAAAACGTTCGCCGTCTTCTCTTGGCAAATGCCCGCGCCAATTGGAGCATTTCTATCCACCATGGACTGGCGAGCCATCGTTCTCGTATTCATCCTGATTTTCCTAAACGGTCTAATGTACTACCCATTCCTAAAAGTATATGAGAAAAATCTCGTTGCTTTAGAAAAAGAAGCCGAAGAAGAGAACATCGCTGCTAATTGA
- a CDS encoding PTS sugar transporter subunit IIB, whose translation MKNIMLVCNAGMSTGMLAKKIEAASGNTLNVTAYSESEYTDYLDGVDLVLIGPQIRFLMPQIKQAVSVPVHAISPVKYGIMDGKGVYEDIQKLIGG comes from the coding sequence ATGAAAAATATCATGTTAGTTTGTAATGCTGGTATGTCTACAGGAATGCTTGCGAAAAAAATCGAAGCCGCTTCTGGCAACACATTAAACGTCACTGCTTATAGCGAATCCGAGTATACCGATTATTTGGACGGTGTCGACCTCGTTCTTATCGGCCCTCAAATCCGTTTCCTTATGCCACAAATTAAACAGGCCGTCAGCGTCCCAGTCCATGCCATTTCACCAGTAAAATACGGCATCATGGATGGCAAAGGGGTTTACGAAGACATCCAGAAATTAATAGGAGGATAA